The region ATGGGTCTGGGCGAGCTTGGCTCGGCTCCGCCTGCGACGGCTCCGGCGTACCGAGGTGCGGCTCGTGCGGGGGGTTGCGGAGACGGCGGCGCGCCCACTGCAGTGCGGCGACGGGAGCTTCACGAGCCATTTCAAGCTCGGTCGGACCCATGTGTCTGGTTTGCTCGTCTTGCTGCGTCCGGTCGGTGACAGCCGATGgcggtggaggttgtcccctcccgCGTGGCTACTGACGTTGCTACTCCTCGTTCCCGTCCGCTCCCTCTCGGACCCGTTGGTCCCGCTTCGGACTCCATGGTGAGACGACGGTGGTGACTTCAAGACTGTGGTAGCGCATGGTGGTTGGCAGCAAGTGTGATGGAGCGCGATGGATCGGTCGGGGTGGTTGGTGTGTGGCGACCGGGAGAAATGCCTATCGGCTTGGCCGGCACCGCAACGACGCCGGTGGGCGCCATTGTTCCTTCCCGAAGGGCGTCGGGTATCCACCTCACCCATGCCCCTctgtgtaccgggggaaaccctaggaccagTCCATGCAGCAGGGTCGTCATCGCCGCGTTCCTtcctgaaggtgttgcttggtatgcgGTGGTATGAAGTGCTAGAAGTGTGGTGGAAATCTCCGAAGGGCGCAGCGGCTATGGATCATCATCGTTTTCGTCGATCCGACTTCTTTGTTATtaatttttgtttctttcttttttatttcttttgggCGTCTTTGTGCTGTCTGTCCCAGCAATGGATTCTCAAATGTATCGGGTCGTTGCTATATCTATATAGCGGCACGAAAGCCTATTTTGAGCGGGAGAAAATCAAAGCGAAATAAAAGAAGATCCGAAGCAAAGCAAAATTCAGCAGTAACAACCCTAACAGAAAATCCGAAAAAGAGAGGGGTCCACGCGCTAAAGTCGCGCAGAACTCAGAGCAAGTGAGGTGGCCCCCCTCAATTCTCAAATCCTCGCCTCCACCTCTCATCCGCTCGTTCCCCCACCCTGACCTCCTCCGGCGACCGATCACCGCCGCCATGGGCTCCGACCGCGGGGAGCTCGCGCGCCTCTGCAGCGGCCGCAACTGGTCCAAGGCCATACGCCTCCTCGACTCCATCCTCGCCCGCTCCCCCTCCTCCATCCACGACCTCTGGTACACTACTGCTTCCTCACCTCCCCGATCCGCCCCCACGGGGTCTCTGATCTAGCAGTCCAGGGTTACGGGTTATGACTCGGCGATCCTGAATTTGTCTTTCTCCCCCCTCGCAGCAACCGGGCCTTCTGCTACTTCCAGCTCGAGCTCCACAAGCACGTCGTCAAGGACTGCGACCGCGCGCTGCAGCTCGACCCCGCGCTTCTCCAGGCCTATGTCCTCAAAGGTAGGGACCCTCGCTGCCCCCTATGCATCCTCTCGTTCCTCCCCGTACAGTCGTGGATTTGCCTTGCCTGATCTATCCTTGGGGATCAACTGCCACTGCTAGATGTATTTGGGTGTTGATAGCCCATCAGGTTTTGTTAGCGCAACCTGAATGCCTAGGACTCACTGTTTCCTATGTAATTTCATGATGCCCCATGAACCGAAGAGTATAGTAGCTTTATGAGCGTGTATCCATCCCGTGTCTCTGTTTTGCTGTAAGTCGAAGCCTCTAGTTACGATCTCAGAAAATAAACTGTTGCTCATAGGAAAAGGACCTAAGTGTATTCCAACACTTGTCAAACAACAGTAGAGGCGCGGATGCCATTAATGCACAGCTGATTCAAGCATGGTGTAGTTACAAAATTTATGTGATGTGAGCCTTGTGTTACATATGCTACTTTCTCTTTCTGCAATTTACTTTCCTTTTCATCCCCGCGCCTCCCCTCTTTGTACCTCTTCCCATGCCACCGTCCAAGCCTCCGAGTCCGAGGTACACCAATGATCAAAAGAACACCTGATCTTTCTTTTCCAGTGAAGCTTCCGAAGATATCATCTCTATTTCTTTTACATATGGATACCGTTGTTTTGAAGCAAATTTCACCATTAGCTtttacatcattatcatttttaatCAGGCAAGGCACTGTGCGCATTGGGGAAAAATGAGGAAGCTTTGGTTGCTTGGGAGCAAGGACATGAGATCGCTGTCCGTGACACAATTGACCTGAAACAGTTGCTGGAATTGGAAGAATTAGTTTCTTCTGTTAAAATTTATGAGACGGTTGAGTGTGAAGACGTTGTGGATGCATCACCATGTGATACCAAAGTTGTTATCTCAGAAGATCGTTTTATCAACACGTCATTCACTGCAGCTACAACTGATACAAAAACTGTTGTTTGTGAAGAGAACACTGCAAATTCCAAATCTTCATCAAATAGTGATGCACTGTTACCGAACAACAGTAAAGACCATAAAGATTCTGTCAGTCCAGCAAAAGACACCACAGTGACACATCAAactcccaagaaacagccaaagacaGATAAGAAAAACAAAGCAAAAGTTAAAAAAGAAACAAATGGCCAGGCTGAAGATGTGGAGGAGAGAAGAAGTTCCGATGAAACCATAACACTAGATCAAGCACTGTTTGCTACAAAAGTGTCAAAATCATCCAAATCAATAAGTTTGGATTTTCGACTTTCGCGAGGCATTGCTCAGGTATTTTAGATGGACTTGCGTTATTCATATTTTGACCATTATCACTGAGCTACATCTTTTCAGGTAAACGAAGGAAGGTACGACCAAGCAATATCCATTTTTGATCAGGTGTTGTTTTGGTCTATTATTAGTTTTTCTTGCTTATTCTCTCTAATCAGAAAAGGAACTTGACAATCTGCATTTACATTTGCAGATACTGCGGGAAACTCCAACTTATCCAGAGGCACTAATTGGGAGAGGTACAGCATACGCATTTCAAAGAGAACTGGACTCTGCTATTTCTGACTTCACCAAGGTAGAACTTTTAAATTCAAAACTTCCCCTTTACTTCCGTGTGAAATGACCTTACGATCTTACTCTAATGGCAGGCTATACAATCAAATCCATCAGCTGGGGAGGCGTGGAAGCGGCGGGGACAAGCTCGCGCTGCTTTAGGAGAGTTTGTCGAGGCAAGCTTGCTATATTTGTGTAAACTTCAAAACTAATAATGGTCAAGTCGATAAAGACAGATTATATTTCAGAAAACTCTGATATTGTATGGTAGTAGTCGCATTGTAAGAGCAATACATTAACAAACATGAAGCTATATTCTATTTTATATTgttattctttttcttttcaggCTATTGACGACTTGACTAAAGCATTGGAATTTGAACCAAATTCTCCTGATATTTTACACGAAAGGGGTACCTACAGCCAAATCTCATCTTGCCTAATGTCATTTCTCATATATCTTTTGATGAAAACGAAAGGGCAGTAGGACTCCATGATCAATTCGTGCTGCCTTGCATTTTAGTAGTAAAGTGTTATAGGTAGGTTGTTAGAGCACACTCTTGTATTCTGATACCACATGCTGGCTCATGGTAGGAATTGTAAACTTCAAATTCAAGGACTACAATTCCGCAGTCGAAGATCTCTCAACATGTGTGAAGCGTGACAAGaaaaacagttctgcacacacttaCTTGGTAAGGAAATGTTTTTACTCCTTATCCACAAACTCCATCCTTCCAAGAATCAAACGGAAATCTTCTCCTTTGCATCAAATTGGCACTTTCTTTGGTGTAAAAAGATGTACTTTCACTATTGGATCCTACTTTGGGTTTAATTTTAGAGTCAACGGTGTTCCTTCTGTACAAACCCTTTCCTTTGTACCTTCGCAATTTGTATTTCATTCCAAGCTAAATTCCATGTTTGAATTGCCTTAGGTTTTGAGTAAGCAATCTTAATAAAAGCCATAAGTCCTTGAGGAATTGTTTTCCTCATGAACACATAGTAATGCAACAATGTTTGAATTTTAGTCAGTTCTAAGACGATAACCAATCTTGCTTGCTTCTGCACTCTTAAGTGGCATGCAAGAGAATGCAAAAAATTCAGATATTTGAATGAACGAGCCATTAGCTATTTGCTTCTATCAAGATTCTTTTGCTTTGCTGCTACTTTTGGAATAATAATCTTTGTATTACTGTAGGGTCTTACTCTTTCAGCAGTTGGAGAGTACAAACGTGCTGAAGACGAGCATCTCCTTGGCATAAAATACGATGGGAGTTTTCTGGACAGCTGGGCTCACCTTTCTCAGGTTTATTCCGTGATCCTAGAGATCTGTGTGCAATTTCCAtgccttctactccctccgtttttaaagatgtatatagacatgctttagagtgtagattcactcattttgctccgtatgtagtccatattggaatctctaaaaagacttatgtttaggaatggagggagtatatttcaTTTTGTAGGGGTTATAGCTATACCGTTTAAGAtcgctagtactccctctgtaaagaaatataagacctTCTAGATCACtacttacagagggagtagtttgtaATTTCGTTACTGCATGTGGCAAATTCAGCTGTCGATGTAACCCTACTTACGTTAAAACTACTTGCACACGATAATTTAACTTACATGTAGATTACTTGGTTTACATTATTCTGATAAGTTGCCAAATTACTGATATAAGACTGGTCTTCTCTGTAACTTAGCAACTACATGCAATCATCATCATGCTATAGGTAAGTATTATCGAAGAGTCTGGCAGTTGTCCTAGATAAAATCCAGTAAACAGTAGTGTTACTCAAGAATCTAGTCTAAGCACGACTCTTGTTTTAGAAGAGGGGTCACATATACAGTCTTCAGGTACCTTAAATGGGCTTTAGCATAGCTATTAAACTTTCTGTAACAAAGCTTATGTTTGTGTTCTGTATTATACCAGAATCACATTTGTTCTTTGGTAAGGAGCTGATTAATTGCCACTCTGTGGTGTCTTCTGTTGTAGCTTTATCTTGATTTGGCTTATCCAGAGAAGATGTTGGATAACCTCGAGAAAGTTCTTCAAATTGACTCGAGGTGAATTTCAGTGTTCATTATTGTTCATCTTCTGCCTAACTGGACTATTTATTTCCTTTACTCAATTATTTTACTTTCCTAGGTTTTCAAAAGCATACCATCTACGTGGAATTCTCTACCATGGAATGGGTAGGCATAGGTAATTCCTTTTGCTGATACTTATATCTTTATGTTAATATGCTATATAATCTGTGACATATAGATGCCCCCTGTGTCCACCAACATGTGGTGCTGTTAAACTGAAGAAATGTTTTAAGTTGTACAACCTCcatcccaaattacttgtcttagatttgtctagatacggatgtatctaaaacgtgtctagatacatccgtatctagacagatctaagacaagtaatttgggacggagggagtactacatgttGTCATACATACATCTACATGTTAATGTTTGAGTTAATTCTGTTAACACTTTGTAGTTGTGTTGTCTATTTATGGCATACATCTGCTTCTTCGAGTATAGTTACTATAGTTTCATTATAATTTATTGAAAAATAGTCATATTTAGTTTTGTCTGCATACTTTTGGATGTTGATATGCGAGCGGGTAAAATATGATGAATGTCATTTTCAAAGTGTTTGGTATCCAGTAGATTAGTTACAGGGACAAAGTGACTCATGGTGTGTTGGGAGCATGAGCTGGGTCTAGACACCACCATATTTGATCTTCGTATACAAGGATAATGAGGTTTATCTTCAGTTCTGAACCTCTACTATGATAAAGCAAGAATTGGAAAAATATTTGTGCTATAAAGAatggactcctactacctaatacaTGAGCGAGTTGTTCCTGCAGATAGATTGTTTTCTTTGTTAGTGGTAATGACTACAGTGTTTTCAGCTCAAACTGGTAGCTTGCCAATGTCACTCTTAACCCAACTTTGGTTTTGCAGGAGTGCTATTAAAGAGTTATCAACTGCTTTGACACTTGATGCTTCAAGTATTGAGTGCCTATACCTGCGTGCCTCTTGCCATCATGCGATTGGAGAATATAAGGCTGCGGTATGTTGCCCTCTTGTTTAATGAACTAGTGAATTATAATTACTAGCACAATGCTGATGCGTTGCTTTGAAGCCATAAAAACAGATGAGTAGTTAGGCCACTGGCTTAGGAGATCATCAAAAGACGTTGGCATTAGATTCTCTTATTAAGCGACCATAGTAGGTCCTTTGCAAGATTTGAAGTGAGACAGCATTTTGAATTTTGAAACACAGGATAGACGTTAGTAAGCTGTCTGCACATGATCATGGATCAGATAGGAGGACGAGGCTTATCTCTGTTTTGGAACTACAATTTGTTCGCTCTTATGCTATGATATATGAATGGAGGAATTGGTTGGGAGGAGAACAAAACCAAGAGCATAATCTCGAGTTAGAGTCTCATTTCTGCATTTGTCATTAGTGCCTTTTACAAGAGGGTTGATCTTACATGAAGTAAATGTACATTTGTTTATTTACGTCTTTTGGGAGGTTGCTTGTCCGCATGTGGATAGGAGTGCATTTGTTTATTTATTATACAAGGTTGTTGGTCCCACATGTGAACTCACCACCAACTCCAACCTTTAtaggtatactccctccgtcccaaaattctcgtcttagatttgtctagatacggatatatctaacactaaaacataactagatacatctgtattagacaaatttaagacgagaattttgggacggagggagtataatatatatatatatatatatatatatataatataaataCTGTAATATATAATATATAGGTAGGAAGGATACTTCATTAGAACTACTAAGAATCTTGCTGAGCTGATTTCATCTGCATCTTTTTCTTTTCCATATGTTACTGCTCTTTCTGAAATTCCTAGTTTTATTCATGGACTGCAGCAAATTTAAGACTGTTTATTATTTTATTCCTGATGTCACATCTTTTTCCATTCAAGATCAAAGATTATGATGACGTACTCGATCTGGAGCTTGATTCCATGGATAAATTTGTGCTGCAATGTTTAGCCTTCTATCAGGTACACAGTTTCTTCCTTCTCATTTGCTGTTCTTAATATCAGAACACATAAGCATACTCCGTGATCTGAAAATCTGCAAGCCATGTAAAATGTCAACATGTGAAAGAACATATGTTTTGTTCCAACTAGTACAAAAGCTTCAGCCCCATCCTTCCCTTTCTGAAATCCACATAAGATAACACAGCTGTTACTTATCGCTAACTTGTCAGGCTAAAAATTGCAGGATTTGAAAGGGGAAGGGGTATAAAATTTTACAAACCTTCCTTATCTGTTAAGTTGAAGTCTGTCGAGAGTAATATTCTACCACTAACAACTCATGTATTGTTAGACCTACCAAATTTCCTATCTAGAATTTGATTTACCAGTCCTTTATATTCCAACGTGTCAACCGTCAAATGCTTTGGCAATTTCCCCGGGTTGGATAAAGCGAGAATTTGGACTAGACCTGTTAATCATTCATTATCTTTCGTAGTAATAATATATCGGGGTTTCGAATGAAAGTTTGGTATATTGACTATACAACATTAAGTAAAATATGTCTGACTGATTGGCGTGGCAGGCCACATGAATGGAGCCATACCCAACCAAAAAAGGATATATTATCTGAACGCATTTCAAGTAAATTGTACTAAAACCTGGCCTGCTGTCCTTTTTGCTTTTCCAGCGATATTTACATATGTGGGCCTCTTTGTTTTTTAGAAATTTATTTTTTAAGGAATCGTACCTATACAGGTTATTTGATCTGTAGGACTATTAGTAACCTTATGAAATTTTCCTATGGGCCACTATGCACTCAGTTCCTATGGTGCAATTTAATGCCCTTTGGTTGATTATATGCGACTTTCTAGGATTGGAGAAGGCTAGGCATGCCATTGTAATCCTGCACATTTGGCATCCTGCAAACAAAAGACTTGTAACATTGAATCCAAAACCACAGTGTCTGTTAAGTCATCATTCAGTTTTACAAGGTCCACCTTCTGTTTGTGTAGATTGTAAATATTTATTTGTAGGTATACTTTGCTGCTGTTCTCTTGCAACAACTAGCATAGTGCACTATTGGTATTTTTCTAATGCCTGGCTCAGCTCCAGCACCTTTTATCAAATGCAAATGTTGTGGCTCTTGGGCAGGTTTTAATATTTACTGACTTGCCTTATACTCTTTTATATTTGTATGCTGACCATGATTTTCTTATGTGCTACTTCTTGCAGAAGGAAATTGCTCTGTACACTGCTTCTAAGGCGAATTTAGAGTTCTCTCAGTTCAACATTGATGATGATGTTGACCCACTATTCAAGGTTAACTTTATCTTCAAATCTATCTTACTATAATCTTTGTGGTGCATCAATTAAATTTCTTTATGGCAATAGGAATATTGGTGCAAACGACTGCACCCAAAAAATGTGGCCGAGAAGGTATATCGCCAACCACCATTACGGATCTCACTTAGAAGTGGGCGTCTTAATAAGCAAGACTTCAAGTTCACAAAGCATCAAACTAGTCTTCTCCTAGCCGCAGATTCAATTGGGAAGAAGATACAGTATAATTGCCGCGGCTTCTTGCCGAATCAACGCCAGGTATCCTTCCTGGAAGTTCTGCAGATTCTGCTTTGCTGCTTCATCATCAAAATGCTGTTTAAATGTTTAACTTATCTGAGATAGTGAGATGGATGTTCGTAGTGCATCATGGCCTCCTTCCTATGCCTTTTGAATCACTAACACTGTCTACAATTAAGTGGAGTACAATTTTCTTCGAATTGGATGTGACGTTCTTGAAGAGGTTGATGCCAACTGATGGTAAACATTCTTATGAATGTTAAAGAGGGAGTACTTTGTGATACCTCCAATGTCTTTTTTGTGATGTATATACGAGAAATACATAGAACATTCTTGTTGGCAGTATCGATCGAAGATATATATGCCTTGATTATAGAACATACAAAGCTATGCCTGTTGTTTGGTGCTTGCAGAGGTTGGCTGCCGGTGCACTTGATTACTCTTTTTTCTGCTGTACTTTTTTGTCATAGTTCATATTTTCAGAATTTGATCAAagcgccatgccttgtttcattAGAGTGTGTGGTCAGCTGTTTGATATTTGCGCAAATCAGATCATTCTGTTATTTCAGTTCTCCATCCTCGTTTTATAGTTTCTAAATTCATTCGCCAGAGTGTTCCATATGACCATATCCTGCTTTGTCATTGTTCTATTTACTGAGGCTATATTTTCCTTTTGTAGTACCGCATGGCTGGCTTAGCTGCTATTGAGATTGCTCAGAAAGTTTCCAAGGCTTGGCGCTTTCTGAGAAATCCAAAGAACAGTGCAAAGTTAGTTAGGAGAAGGGATAAGCATAACATGAGCGTAAACAGGGGAGGTTACTGTAGCACCAGTACTTTATCCGCTGGATCTCCAACATCCAGTCCAAGTGAGGAAAGGGTTTCGTCTGGGATTTCTCTGTCCTGGCAGGATGTCTATAATATTGCTGTCAAGTGGAGACAGATTTCTGAACCTTGTGATCCAGTTGTTTGGGTCAATAAGCTAAGGTGAGCTAAATACTTGCACGAGTGATCTGTTAAACCATTTTCTTGCTTAACTTCTTTTGTGATGTACCAGTGAAGAGTTCAATTCTGGTTTTGGTTCTCACACCCCATTGCTTCTTGGTCAAGCAAAAATTGTTCGCTACTATCCATATTACCTAAGGTTTGTAGACACTCATGATGTTTTACTTTGCTGTTTGGTTATTTGTGGTCAGCCCCTGATAGTCCTAGCTTATTTTCTTTTACATGACAGAACTTTGGAAGctgcgaaaaccatcatgcttgactTGAAGTATGTCAATAATGCAGAGGATCGTGCAATTTTCCTTACAGATATTGAGAAGTTGAAAAAAGTAAGCTGCACAAGAATATGTTTTGAGTGCCATGAGTGCACAACCATATCAATATTTCTCCTTCATGTGAAGTTTTGGCTCATATGCTTATTAGAAGTCAAGCAAACTAATTGTCTTTTAGTTGTATAATATGTCACATTGGAACTAGTGGAGGATTGCAAGAGAGAAAGAAAGGTTGTGTAACTTCATTACATCTATATATAAACAAATAAGCCAAATTGTGATCCCCAATCAGCTCTAATATCTCAAGTATAGATTTCCGTTTGGATAAATTTTCAGTAGGTACCTAGGAGTTGATTGATTCTAATATTATGCTTTGTTTGTCATGGCTTTCTTCCGCCTTTGATGGTTCAAGTGAGAAGCTTACTATATTATGTTCGCAAACTAACCAGTATTTTCATGATAATAAAACCTACAGATAGAAGTTGCCTCATCATGCTCAGATTTGTACAATGTAGTTGGTGAGACCTATTGGGTTGCTACTAGATGTGATAGTATTGCGTTTCAGGGGTAAGTTGCTTGTCTTTATTCGTGATAGCTCCCGTGCCAAACTGCAGCGAAGTACTTGTAAAGAGCATCATATCTTGTGCTTATTTAATAACATAGCATAACCTCTTTCAGGAGGCGCCTTGAAGGGACAAGGATAACTACTCAAAATGTGTAAGCTGTCTGGACACTTTCTCTTTGCTATACCTTCCTGCTGACCTGCTCACTTGTGATCATGATATTACAGGGGTAAGACAGGATTTGACTTCGCCATACGAACTCCTTGTACACCATCTAGATGGGAGGAATACCAGGAAGAAATGACCGCAGCTTGGGAGGTACAGTTTAGatttcttcttctgcttgttggtCGCTGGTTCTTTAGTTAGCAGTACCAAATTGCTTCTGAATATGTTGTATCCTGCGATGCTACAATTTTTGGAGGACCTGTTACTTCACATCAGTTGCAATGGAAAGAGTAAGTTATAATAGACCACATTTGCTTCTAATGATGCTTCTGCAGGCCATTTGCGAGGCGTATTGTAGCGACCCAAACCCTACACGTGACTCCAATGCACTTGATGCTGTGAAGGCGGCAATATTACGCATGACATATTACTGGTACCAGTCATAACTTGCAACTCTCGTCTATTTCTCTGCCGCCAAGTGCCAATTGATTTGGGGTAACTTGCAGGTACAACTTCATGCCACTCTCGAGAGGATCATCGGTTGTAGGTTATGTGGTGCTGCTCGGCTTGTTCCTGGCAGCAAGCATGGATGTGACAGCAAGCATCCCACCAGGCGTTCAGGTTGACTGGGAGGCGATCCTGTCCCCGGATCCTGGCACATTTGTGGACGCCGTCAAGCCCTGGCTGTACCCATCTGTAAAAATGAGCAAGAGCCTGAAAGATTATGCGGATGTCAGCGTTGCTTTCGGCACGACAGGATCGGTTGTAGCGGCCTTGACTTCTGCCGACACATAAGTTATGAATATGGTTTCACAAATGATACAGGTTGCTTTggttgttttaattattttctttgtttcaCCAGGCATAAATTCTAGCAGTGCAGTTTGCTTTCGACTTGCAGTTTAAATTATATGCTGCAATATTGTAACTTGAACAATAAACTTATTATTTTTCCATTGGGACAGTTGTTCTTTGTAAGTTGTAACAAATAATGTATGGAACATTTGCTTGCCTAAAGGATGTTTATTATTTCTAGTTGCATGAACTGGGCATGCTTTTCTTGCTTGAAAATGTTTTTTCTTTGCTGGAGATGAGAAGGCTCATGTATTATCAATGATCTGTTGCATATTGCATGTATGGAACTGAGGTCAAGTTTTGTTAAACTTCAAGGGGATGACCTCACACACTCGCGCATGGATGCGTACGGTCTTGCTGAAACACAAACAAAATGTAGGGTCTTGCTGAAACACAAACAAAATGTAGGCAAATCCGCTGCATATCACAGAGTTTGCAACTGAAGGGGCACATGCTTGCATGAGGGTGAAATTCAGATGATTACTGGTCTTACGCGGTAGCAGGGGTTCGCAGGTAGGACCAGCAAGACTCCTGCACATAGTTACGCGGTAGCAGGGGCTCGCACATAGGAGTACATCTCTTATTCGATTTCATGGCAACGATCACCACCTTATCTGCTACTGTCGCTGGTGGAACACTTGAAACATGAGACGAGGAGGCGAGGAAGAAGGTTAGAGGCCATGAGAACTGACAAGGAGGAATAAGAAGGCGGCAGCCAGGGATGAAGGAGCACAACCGCAGGTGAAATTACAGTTTGTCTAATGTCAAACTGAAAGTGAGGAATTCCCCAATGGGGACATGGAGAAGGGGAAGATGGTGCCTGGCTTGATGGCTAGCAACAGGAAGCCTGTATTTCATGCGGCTGCACACAGGCTCGAGGAGATGCTGCATTTTTTTTTTGAAGGGCAAAATTAAACGTTGATGGAAGCTTTGTAGCGGCTACTGGACAGGCTAGAAGCAACATGGTACTGCGAGGTCATGATGGCTCAATCATCTTCACAGCCTACAGGGAGTTACATGCCCGCGAGTGTGCGCTTGAGGTGGAGCTGGAGGCTTGCCGTGAGGGGCTGGAGCTTGCGATTCACAGGACTCCGGTGTCGCTAGTGGTTGAGCTGGACTGCTCGGAGGCAGTGGCGATGATCAATGCGACATCCGGTGACCGCTCGAGGTACATGGTGCACGTGCGAGATATCTATGATCACTGGTGAAAGGGAGATTGTGTTCGgcttagagcatcttcagccgcgtcCCCAACAGGCCCCCTCGATGAATTTTTA is a window of Triticum dicoccoides isolate Atlit2015 ecotype Zavitan chromosome 2B, WEW_v2.0, whole genome shotgun sequence DNA encoding:
- the LOC119363887 gene encoding suppressor of RPS4-RLD 1-like translates to MGSDRGELARLCSGRNWSKAIRLLDSILARSPSSIHDLCNRAFCYFQLELHKHVVKDCDRALQLDPALLQAYVLKGKALCALGKNEEALVAWEQGHEIAVRDTIDLKQLLELEELVSSVKIYETVECEDVVDASPCDTKVVISEDRFINTSFTAATTDTKTVVCEENTANSKSSSNSDALLPNNSKDHKDSVSPAKDTTVTHQTPKKQPKTDKKNKAKVKKETNGQAEDVEERRSSDETITLDQALFATKVSKSSKSISLDFRLSRGIAQVNEGRYDQAISIFDQILRETPTYPEALIGRGTAYAFQRELDSAISDFTKAIQSNPSAGEAWKRRGQARAALGEFVEAIDDLTKALEFEPNSPDILHERGIVNFKFKDYNSAVEDLSTCVKRDKKNSSAHTYLGLTLSAVGEYKRAEDEHLLGIKYDGSFLDSWAHLSQLYLDLAYPEKMLDNLEKVLQIDSRFSKAYHLRGILYHGMGRHRSAIKELSTALTLDASSIECLYLRASCHHAIGEYKAAIKDYDDVLDLELDSMDKFVLQCLAFYQKEIALYTASKANLEFSQFNIDDDVDPLFKEYWCKRLHPKNVAEKVYRQPPLRISLRSGRLNKQDFKFTKHQTSLLLAADSIGKKIQYNCRGFLPNQRQYRMAGLAAIEIAQKVSKAWRFLRNPKNSAKLVRRRDKHNMSVNRGGYCSTSTLSAGSPTSSPSEERVSSGISLSWQDVYNIAVKWRQISEPCDPVVWVNKLSEEFNSGFGSHTPLLLGQAKIVRYYPYYLRTLEAAKTIMLDLKYVNNAEDRAIFLTDIEKLKKIEVASSCSDLYNVVGETYWVATRCDSIAFQGRRLEGTRITTQNVGKTGFDFAIRTPCTPSRWEEYQEEMTAAWEAICEAYCSDPNPTRDSNALDAVKAAILRMTYYWYNFMPLSRGSSVVGYVVLLGLFLAASMDVTASIPPGVQVDWEAILSPDPGTFVDAVKPWLYPSVKMSKSLKDYADVSVAFGTTGSVVAALTSADT